TGATGGCAAACATATGGGAACCTGTGGTGATTTATGTGCTATCGAGTACAAATTCTCTAGAGAAGATCAAGATAACTTTGCAATAACTTCTTATAAAAGATCTGCAAAAGCATGGCAAGAAGGTAAGTTTAATAATGAGGTTATTCCTGTTGAAGTACCTCAGCGTAAAGGCGACCCCATTATCATTACAGAAGATGAAGAGTATAAGAATGTGATGATGGATAAAATCCCTAATCTAAGACCTGTTTTTAATAAAGATGGTACAGTTACAGCAGCAAATGCTTCTACATTAAATGATGGTGCCGCTGCTCTTGTATTAATGAGTAAGAAAAAAGCAGCTGAGTTAAATTTAACTCCACTGGCAACCCTAAAAGGATATGCAGATGCTTCTGTAGAACCTGAATGGTTTACTATTGCTCCAGCGAAGGCTCTACCAAAAGCAATTTCAAAAGCAAATGTTATTTTAGACGCTATTGATTATTTTGAATTTAATGAAGCATTTTCTGTAGTTGGCTTAGCCAACACAAAAATTCTAGGTTTAGATCCTGAAAAGGTTAATGTAAATGGAGGTGCTGTATCTTTAGGGCATCCATTAGGCTGTTCCGGTGCTAGAATTATAGTTACACTCATAAATGTACTAAAACAAAATAACGGTAAGTTAGGAGCAGCGGCTATCTGTAATGGTGGCGGTGGTGCTAGTGCTATCGTAATTGAAAACAACTAAGCATTTCTTAATGAAGTACGGTATTTGTAACTTAAGTACTATTCCCTTGCGTATGATTGCTGATCATACCAGTGAAATGATTTCTCAAATCCTTTTTGGAGATCATTATAAAGTCTTACAAGAAAATAAGGAATGGGTTAAAATTCGCTTAGAATTTGATCATTGTGAAGGTTGGATTGAAAGCATTCAACACACGGAAATTTCTGAAGACTACTATGATGATTTAAACAATTCGGAGACTATTGTTACAAATGAATTAGTTGATTTTATTGAAGATGAAAAACATAGGTTGTCATCCGTTCTTTTAGGATCCAGATTGCCATTTTATGCCGAACAATCTTTTAACTTATTGGATGAA
The nucleotide sequence above comes from Aureibaculum algae. Encoded proteins:
- a CDS encoding acetyl-CoA C-acyltransferase, with the translated sequence MQEVVIVSAVRTPIGSFLGSLSSIPATKLGATAIKGALEKINLEPNLVDEVLMGSVLQANLGQAPAKQAALYAGIPDTVPCTTVNKVCASGMKAIMQAAQAIQLGDAEIVVAGGMENMSMVPHYLNGRVGKKMGPINMEDGLLKDGLTNVYDGKHMGTCGDLCAIEYKFSREDQDNFAITSYKRSAKAWQEGKFNNEVIPVEVPQRKGDPIIITEDEEYKNVMMDKIPNLRPVFNKDGTVTAANASTLNDGAAALVLMSKKKAAELNLTPLATLKGYADASVEPEWFTIAPAKALPKAISKANVILDAIDYFEFNEAFSVVGLANTKILGLDPEKVNVNGGAVSLGHPLGCSGARIIVTLINVLKQNNGKLGAAAICNGGGGASAIVIENN